The DNA region TGGGGCCGCTCACGGACTTCGCCGCGCCGATCAAGAAGACCGTCCCCAAGGGCGTGGCGTAGCGGCGCCCGAGGGGCCGGGCTCTAGCGCAGCCCCGTGGGCCGGTTCAGCGCTGCCTGGATGAGGCGGTCCACCAGCTCCGCGTACCCGACGCCGCTCTTCTCCCACATCTGCGGGTACATGGAGATCGGCGTGAAGCCCGGCATGGTGTTGATCTCGTTGATGACGAACCGGCCGTCCTCGGTGAGGAAGAAGTCCGCGCGGACCAGGCCCTCGCAGGACGCCGCCTCGAAGGCCTCGACCGCGAGCCGCTGCACCTCGGCGGTCTCCTCGGGCGTGAGCGGTGCGGGCACCAGGCCGGGCGTCGAGTCGATGTACTTCGCCTCGAAGTCGTAGTAGTCGTGCGCCTGCACCGGCGGGATCTCGGCGGGCACGCTGGCGCGCGGCCCGTCCTCGAACTCCAGGACGCCGCACTCGATCTCGCGGCCGCGGAGCAGCGCCTCCACGATGATCTTCGGGTCGTGGCGCTGCGCCTCCGCGATGGCCTCGTCGAGGCCGTCGAAGGAGTCGACCTTGGTGATGCCGATCGAGGAGCCCGCGCGCGCGGGCTTGATGAACAGCGGCCAGCCGTGCTCGCCCGCGAAGTCCGCGACGCGCTGGCGGGCCTTCTTCTCCTCGCGCTGCCACTCGCGGGGCCGGATCACCAGGTAGGGGCCGACGGGCAGCCCGAAGGAGGTGAAGACCCGCTTCATGTACTCCTTGTCCTGGCCGACGGCCGAGGCGAGCACGCCCGCGCCCACGTACGGCACACCGGACAGCTCAAGGAGCCCCTGGAGGGTGCCGTCCTCGCCGTAGGGACCGTGCAGCATCGGGAAGACCACGTCGACCTCGCCGAGGGCCTTGGGCACCGCGCCGGGCTCGCTGTAGACGACCTCGCGGTTGCCCGGGTCGACGGGCAGGACGACGCCGCCGTCGGCGGAATCGGCGAGCTCGGCGACGTTCGGGACCTTGCGGTCGGCGATGGCCATCCGGTCGGGGTCGTCCGCGGTCAGCGCCCAGCGTCCGTCCGTCGTGATGCCGATCGGCAGCACGTCGTACTTGGTCCGGTCGATGGCGCGCAGCACGGCACCGGCGGTGACGACGGAGATGCCGTGCTCCGAGCTGCGGCCGCCGAACACGACGGCGACACGCGGCTTGCGGGGGCTCTGGGGGAGGTTCTCGCTGCTCATATCGCGTTGAGCGTACCCGCTGGCCCCAGCGGAGTCAGTGTGCCGCCCGTGACCTGCGGTCAGCGACGTTCCGGCTTGGCACTGCGCGACATCAGCTCCTTGAGGGCGACGAGCGGCGGCGTGCCCTCGTGCACGATGCCGACGACCGTCTCGGTGATCGGCATGTCGACGCCGTGCCTGCGGGCCAGATCGAGCACGGACTCGCAGGACTTGACGCCCTCCGCGGTCTGCTTGGTGACCGCGATGGTCTCCTGCAGGGTCATGCCCTTGCCGAGGTTGGTGCCGAAGGTGTGGTTGCGCGAGAGCGGCGAGGAGCAGGTGGCCACCAGGTCGCCGAGGCCCGCGAGCCCCGAGAACGTGAGCGGGTCGGCGCCCATGGCGAGGCCGAGCCGGGTGGTCTCGGCGAGCCCGCGCGTGATCAGCGAGCCCTTGGTGTTGTCGCCGAGGCCCATGCCGTCCGCGATGCCGACGGCGAGCCCGATGACGTTCTTGACGGCGCCGCCCAGCTCGCAGCCGACGACGTCGGTGTTCGTGTACGGCCGGAAGTACGGCGTGTGACAGGCGCCCTGGAGGCGCTGGGCGACCGATTCGTCGGTGCAGGCGACGACGGACGCGGCGGGCTGACGGGCGGCGATCTCCCGGGCCAGGTTGGGCCCGGTGACGACGGCGATCCGCTCGGCGGGGGCCTTGGTGACGTCCTCGACGACCTCGCTCATGCGCATGGCGGAGCCCAGCTCGACGCCCTTCATCAGCGAGACGAGCACCGTGTCGGGGGCGAGCAGCGGGGTCCAGGCGGCGAGGTTGCCGCGCAGCGTCTGCGAGGGCACGGCGAGCACGGTGAAGTCGGCGCCGTCCGCGGCGGCGGCCGGGTCGGTGGTGGCGGTCAGGTTCCGGGGCAGCCCGACGCCCGGCAGGTAGTCGGGGTTGGTGTGGGTGGAGTTGACCGCGTCGGCGAGTTCGGCGCGGCGGGCCCACAGGGTGACGTCGCAGCCGGCGTCGGCCAGGACCATCCCGAAGGCCGTCCCCCACGAGCCGGTTCCGAAGACGGCGGCCTTCAGGGATCGGGTCACTTGCTCTCCTCCGAACTGCCTTGCTCTGTACGGCTGCTGGCGGCGGAGTTCCCGTCGACGGAGGTCTCCTTGGCCTTGCGGCGCTGCGCGAGACGAACCTCACGCGGGTCGTAACGCTTCTGCGGGGCCTGCTCGCCGCGCAGCTCCTCGAGGAGCTCGGTGATGGCCGCCATGATGGCCTCGGTGGCCTCCTTCAGGAGGTCCGGGGTCATCTCCTTGTCGTAGAAGCGCGCCAGGTCGACCGGCTCGCCGGCGAGCACGTGGTGGGTCTTGCGGGGCAGCACGTCGGGCTTCTTCGCGTACGGCGGCAGGACGTGGTTGGCGCCCCACTGGGCCACCGGAATGACCGGGCACTTGGTCTGCAGGGCCACGCGCGCGACGCCGGTCTTGGCCGTCATGGGCCACAGGTCGGGGTCGCGGGTGAGGGTGCCCTCGGGGTAGAACGCCACGCATTCGCCGCGCTCGACGGCCTCGATGGCGGCCCGGAAGGCGCTCAGCGCGTTGGTGGTCTCGCGGTAGACCGGGATCTGCCCGGTGCCCCGCATGAACGCCCCGACGAAGCCCTTCTTGAAGAGCCCGTGCTTGGCGAGGAAACGCGGGACCCGCCCGGTGTTGTACTGAAAGTGGGCGTACGCGAACGGGTCGAGATGGGAATTGTGGTTCACGGCGGCGATAAAACCGCCGTCGGCCGGAATGTTCTCCATTCCCCGCCAGTCCCGCTTGATCAGAACCAACAGCGGCGGTTTAGCGATGACCGCCGCCAAGCGGTACCAGAAGCCGATTCTGCGGCGGGACACTCGGACACCTTCCTCCATGAGCCTGGTCGGCCGCACAAGTGTCGCCCCCGGCTGCCGTCCTGTCGAGAACACGGTACGCCCACCTGTCCGCCCTGCCCCCGTCACGCCCCGCCTGGCCCGTTTCCGCCGGGCACCCGGACCCCCGCACCGGCGGCCGCCCCCGCACCCCACCTCCCGTCCGCCTCCTTCTCCCAGGTCACAATGGGCGCACGCGAAGGACGGAGCCGGGCGTGCAGTGGACCGTGGTGATACCGCTCAAGCCCCTGGAGCGGGCCAAGAGCCGTCTCGCGCCCGCCGCCGGCGACGGTCTGCGGCCCGCGCTCGCCCTGGCGTTCGCGCAGGACACGGTGGCCGCGGCGGTGGCCTGCCCGTCGGTGCGGGATGTGGTGGTCGTCACGGACGACGTCCGCGCGGGCCGCGAACTGGGCGCGCTCGGCGCCCACGTCGTCCCCGACGCTCCGGGGGACGGCCTCAACGCCGCGCTGGCGCACGCGGCCCGCCAGGTGCGCTCCGGGCGGCCAGGGGCCCCGGTGGCGGCTCTGAACGCCGATCTGCCCGCGCTGCGCTCCCGTGAATTGGCCCGCGTCCTCGACGCCGCCACCCCATTCGCCCGCGCTTTCCTCCCGGACGCCGCGGGAATCGGCACGACGCTGCTCACCGCGGGTCCGGGCACGGAATTGGATCCCCGATTCGGCGGCGCGTCCCGGGCGCGCCACCGCGACTCGGGCGCGGTGGAACTCGGCGGCGGGCACGCCGGAGCCGCCGACGGCGTCGGGGACGCGGGTTCGGTGCGCCAGGACGTGGACACCGGCGACGACCTGCGGGCCGCGCTCGCCCTCGGCGTGGGCCCGCACACGGCGGCGGCCGCCGCGGGGCTGCTGATCCCGGACTGAGTACGCTTCCCCCATGCAGGCCACCGCGTACACGTACGACTCCGAGACCCGCACCGGCAGCGTGCTCCTCGACGACGGCACCCCGGTGCCCTTCGACGCCCCGGCGTTCGACGCGGGCGGCCTGCGGCTGCTCAGGCCCGGCCAGCGCGTGCGCATCGAGGTGACCGGGGAGGGCGAGGGGCGCCGGATCACGCTGGTGACGCTGCAGACGTTCTGAGCCCTCCCCCGAAGAAAGACGTTCCGCATCCCGCCGAAGGCGTTCTGGGCCCCCGAAGATGTTCCCCGTCTCCTTCGAAGACGTTCCCCCTCTCCCCCGAAGACGCTCCTGAGCCCCCTCCCCGAGGAAAAGCCCCCCGGGCACGCCGCGGGCCGGGCTCCCCTTGGGGAGCCCGGCCCGGCGCGTGAGTGCCCTCTGCCCTTTACTTCTTGCGGGCGGTGGCCTTCTTGGCGGTGGTCTTGCGCGCCGTCGACTTCTTGGCCGGCGCCTTCTTGGCCGTGGCCTTCTTGGCGGGCGCCTTCTTGGCGGCGGCCTTCTTGGCGGTGGTCTTCTTCGCCGTGGCGGCCTTGGCCGTCTTCTTGGCCGTGGTCTTCTTGGCCGTGGCCGTCTTCGCCGCCTTCTTGGCGGTGGTGGCCTTCTTGGCCGTGGTCGCCTTCTTGGCGGTGGTGGCCTTCTTGGCGGCGGTGGTCTTCTTCGCCGTCGTCTTCTTGGCCGTGGCCTTCTTGGCGGTGGTCGCCTTCTTGGCCGCCGCCTTCTTGACGGTGGTCCGCGAGGAAGAAGTGCCACCCGAGAGGCTGCCCTTGGGCGCCTTCTTGACCGCCACGTCGTTCTTCGGGAGCTTCTTCGAGCCGCTCACCAGGTCCTTGAAGCCCTGGCCCGCACGGAAGCGGGGCACCGAGGTCTTCTTGACCCGAACACGCTCCCCGGTCTGCGGGTTGCGGGCGTACCGGGCCGGGCGGTCGACCTTCTCGAACGAGCCGAAGCCGGTGACCGAAACTCGGTCTCCACTGACGACGGCACGGACGATGGCGTCCAGAACCGCGTCCACGGCGTCGGCGGCCTGCTGACGGCCACCGACCTTGTCGGCAATCGCTTCTACGAGCTGCGCCTTGTTCACGTCTTCCCCTTCGGAGACATTGCCTGAGCGAATGTGCCAGGCTTTTTCGCACGTTAGGCAGATATATACCGCAAATCAAACACGAAACGGGCTAATCACCCTTGTGCCGCAACGACCTGGACTCTCGAGGAGTTCCTCGAAGGCCCGTTGAGGCCCGTTGGGACCCAGCAGGCCCGTTGGGGCCCGCCACTCAGCCGTCTTCAGGGATTCGGCCCTCGTCGCCTTCGTCGAGGTACGCCATCAACCGCTCCAGACGCCTTGCAGCATCGGCGAGATCGTGTTTGGCCGCGGCCGTAATGACCAGCAGCTTCCGGGTCAGCGCCATCCGTACGCCCTCCGGGACTTGCAGTGCGCGCACTCGGGAGTGCGCTTCCTTCAACTGGTCCGCCACGAGTCCGTAGAGCTCGAGTTGGTCGTCGCGTCCCATGCACCGATTGTGCCATCTGGGGCGAGTTGTCGCCTCCGCAGGGGGTAACTACCCTCCTCCGGCGCCCATCTGAGGATAACCGCATCCTCGGGGTGCAAGTGGATTTCCGGCCTCTTCTTCCCTTCAGATCAAGGCAGTTGAGACCACCCGTTCAGGTCATCGGGGCACATACGGGGGCCGGACGCAGATGTACCCCCAACCGTCCACGATTGGGGGTACATCGGGTGCCGGAGCACTCCCGGGCGACTCGCGAAGGTCCGCTGGGCCGCTCGGGGGAAGCGCGTCAGACGGCCTGCACGGTGCGCGGCTTGTGCGCGGGACGCCGGGACTCGTAGGCCGCGATGTCCTGCTCGTTCTGGAGGGTGATGCTGATGTCGTCCAGGCCGTTCAGGAGCCGCCAGCGGGCGTTCTCGTCCAGCTCGAAGGAGGCGCTGACACCCGGGGCGCGGACCTGGCGTTCGTGCAGGTCGACGGTGATCTCGACGGTCGGGTCCGCCTCCGTCAGGGCCCAGAGCTCGTCCACGGTCG from Streptomyces flavofungini includes:
- a CDS encoding lysophospholipid acyltransferase family protein — encoded protein: MSRRRIGFWYRLAAVIAKPPLLVLIKRDWRGMENIPADGGFIAAVNHNSHLDPFAYAHFQYNTGRVPRFLAKHGLFKKGFVGAFMRGTGQIPVYRETTNALSAFRAAIEAVERGECVAFYPEGTLTRDPDLWPMTAKTGVARVALQTKCPVIPVAQWGANHVLPPYAKKPDVLPRKTHHVLAGEPVDLARFYDKEMTPDLLKEATEAIMAAITELLEELRGEQAPQKRYDPREVRLAQRRKAKETSVDGNSAASSRTEQGSSEESK
- a CDS encoding HU family DNA-binding protein, which codes for MNKAQLVEAIADKVGGRQQAADAVDAVLDAIVRAVVSGDRVSVTGFGSFEKVDRPARYARNPQTGERVRVKKTSVPRFRAGQGFKDLVSGSKKLPKNDVAVKKAPKGSLSGGTSSSRTTVKKAAAKKATTAKKATAKKTTAKKTTAAKKATTAKKATTAKKATTAKKAAKTATAKKTTAKKTAKAATAKKTTAKKAAAKKAPAKKATAKKAPAKKSTARKTTAKKATARKK
- a CDS encoding NAD(P)H-dependent glycerol-3-phosphate dehydrogenase, which translates into the protein MTRSLKAAVFGTGSWGTAFGMVLADAGCDVTLWARRAELADAVNSTHTNPDYLPGVGLPRNLTATTDPAAAADGADFTVLAVPSQTLRGNLAAWTPLLAPDTVLVSLMKGVELGSAMRMSEVVEDVTKAPAERIAVVTGPNLAREIAARQPAASVVACTDESVAQRLQGACHTPYFRPYTNTDVVGCELGGAVKNVIGLAVGIADGMGLGDNTKGSLITRGLAETTRLGLAMGADPLTFSGLAGLGDLVATCSSPLSRNHTFGTNLGKGMTLQETIAVTKQTAEGVKSCESVLDLARRHGVDMPITETVVGIVHEGTPPLVALKELMSRSAKPERR
- the cofC gene encoding 2-phospho-L-lactate guanylyltransferase, whose product is MQWTVVIPLKPLERAKSRLAPAAGDGLRPALALAFAQDTVAAAVACPSVRDVVVVTDDVRAGRELGALGAHVVPDAPGDGLNAALAHAARQVRSGRPGAPVAALNADLPALRSRELARVLDAATPFARAFLPDAAGIGTTLLTAGPGTELDPRFGGASRARHRDSGAVELGGGHAGAADGVGDAGSVRQDVDTGDDLRAALALGVGPHTAAAAAGLLIPD
- a CDS encoding D-alanine--D-alanine ligase family protein, which encodes MSSENLPQSPRKPRVAVVFGGRSSEHGISVVTAGAVLRAIDRTKYDVLPIGITTDGRWALTADDPDRMAIADRKVPNVAELADSADGGVVLPVDPGNREVVYSEPGAVPKALGEVDVVFPMLHGPYGEDGTLQGLLELSGVPYVGAGVLASAVGQDKEYMKRVFTSFGLPVGPYLVIRPREWQREEKKARQRVADFAGEHGWPLFIKPARAGSSIGITKVDSFDGLDEAIAEAQRHDPKIIVEALLRGREIECGVLEFEDGPRASVPAEIPPVQAHDYYDFEAKYIDSTPGLVPAPLTPEETAEVQRLAVEAFEAASCEGLVRADFFLTEDGRFVINEINTMPGFTPISMYPQMWEKSGVGYAELVDRLIQAALNRPTGLR